The segment TGAGATTGAGGCCCGTCCGAAAATCGGCTATCGCCTGCTGTACAGACCGGATCGGGTCGCCCCGGAGGAATTGAAGTCTTATCTGAAGACCCAACATTTGGGGAGCTCCATTCGGTACTTGTCACAGACATCCTCGACACAAGCCTTGGCTCATGAATGGGCCAGGGAAGGTGCCAAGGAAGGAAGCCTGGTAATCACGGAGGAACAAACGGAAGGTCGGGGGAGAATGGGACGTAGCTGGCATTCTCCCTCTCAATCCGGAATTTGGATGAGTTTGATTCTTCGTCCCCCCATTCCTCTCACTTGTGCCCCACACCTTACATTATTGGCCTCTGTTGCTGTGACCCGGTCTTTAAAAAGGGAAACGGGATTACCGATATGGATCAAATGGCCAAATGACCTTTTAATCAATGGAAAAAAGATTTGCGGTATTTTAACTGAACTTCGGGGGGAACAAGACCGGATTCACTATATAGTGATGGGGATCGGGATCAATGTGAATGTTTCCCTGGAGCAATGGCCCCAGGAGTTGACAGGGATCGCCACATCGCTTGAGATCGAGGGGAAAAAGTCGTATTCCCGACCGAAACTGGTTGCATCGATCTTGAAAGAGCTGGAAGGATTGTATCTGGGATACCTGGAACAAGGCTTCGAGCCTATCCGGATTTTGTGGGAAGAGGCGGCGGGAATGATCGGCAAGCAAGTGACATCTCATACTCCCCAGGGTGTCCGTACCGGAACAGCACTGGGTTTAGCTCCATCCGGCGCCCTAAACCTGGAAACCGAAGACGGGGTTATTTCCCTGTACTCCTCGGACATTGAATACCCTGCTTTCTGATTGCCTCCATACCAAAATTCGTATACGCTAAAAGAGGATGAGGCAGTATCCAAGGGAACTGCACGAATCCTGTTACTGGCAGTTTATGGATAACGAACATTTATTCTGCTCTGAGCCCACGGGGACGGAGACAGAGGTAAGGTACGAAATTGCCAACGCCTGTGATCCGGATACGGCTCATTTGGCGTTTTTGCTTTTCGCCCCACCTCTGCCTTCAGAGCGCCAGAAGGAGGTTGTACGATGAGTGCAACAGGGGAAAAAGTGACGGTGCGAACATTGCAAAAAATGAAGGAGGAAGAACGTCCCATCGCCATGATCACTGCCTATGATTACCCATCGGGAAAATTGGCGGACCAAGCAGGTGCCGACATTTTATTGGTGGGAGACTCATTAGGGATGGTCGTTTTGGGATATGATTCCACAATCGCGGTCACCCTGGAGGACATGATCCACCATACCAAGGCAGTAGTCCGGGGAGCCCAACGCTCCTTGATCGTGACGGATTTACCCTTTTTGACCGCCCATTTAAGCCGGGAGGAAGTGCTGAAAGCAGCCGGTAAATTGGTTCAGGAAGGGGGAGCCCATGCCGTCAAAATCGAGGGCGGTGAGGAGATACTTTCAGGCGCAAAAGCATGTATCCAAGCAGGGATCCCCGTGATGGGGCACTTGGGACTTACTCCACAATCCGTTCATCAATTAGGTGGTTACCGCGTACAGGGACGTGATAAAGAAACAGCTGCCAAGCTGCTCCGGGATGCACAGTTATTAGAGGAATGCGGAGCATTCGCCCTTGTTCTGGAATGTGTACCTACAGAATTAAGTGATGAGATCTCGAAGTCCGTCAGCATTCCCACCATTGGAATTGGTGCCGGAGGAAGTTGTGACGGTCAAGTATTGGTCTATCATGACATTCTTCAGTATGGCAGTAACCTTCAGCCATCCTTTGTCAAAAAATATGCCTTTGTCGGAGATCAGATTTTGGAAGGGATACAACATTACGTTCGTGAAGTCCGACAAAGGGTATTTCCGGAAAAAAAGCATGGGTTTCATCTGTCTTCCCAGCAGGTGAAAGACTTGTATGGCGGAAAACCGGGGGGAACGATGGATGGAGGTCGTTAACCAAATCGCATCAGTGCGAGATCGCTTGAAACAGAATCGCCATAAAAAAATCGGATTGGTTCCTACCATGGGTTATTTACATGAGGGACACCTCTCCCTGATTCGAGAAGCAAAAGCAAATTGTGAGGTTGTCGTCCTGTCTGTATTTGTGAATCCCTTGCAGTTTGGACCTGGAGAAGATCTCTCCCGATATCCCCGTGACTTACAGCGGGATATTCAGGTGGCAAAAGAAGCCGGGGCAGATCTCCTCTTTGCCCCCTCTGTTGAAGAAATGTATCCCCATCCCCCCTTAACCCAGGTTCAGGTGAAAGGCTTGACTGAACCGCTGTGTGGCAGTTCCCGCCCTGGGCACTTTGACGGGGTGACAACCGTGGTTGCCAAATTATTGCACATCGTGGAACCGGATCACATTTACTTCGGTCAAAAGGATGCTCAACAAGCCGCTGTCATTCAACGAATGGTGGAAGACCTTCATTTTCCCGTGCATATGGTTACCTGTCCTACGGTCCGGGAAGAAGATGGTTTGGCAATGAGCTCCCGCAATGTCTATCTGACACCGGAAGAACGATCTCAAGCAACCATCTTGTATCGCAGTTTGTCAGAAGGGGAGAAACTCTGGCGACAAGGGCATTGGCTCAACAGTAAAGACATCGTTTCTTTTATTGAAGATCAAATCCAGACACAGCCTCTGGCCAAGATTGACTATGTCCAGGTATTGCACTTTCCGGATTTGGAACCTGTACACGAGCTGACAGGCAGTACCTTGATTGTGGCCGTAGCCGTTTACTTTGGAAAAACACGTCTCATTGACAACATGATATGGAACTAGGGGTGGCTGAAATGCTTCGGACCATGATGAAAGGGAAAATCCACTGTGCAACGGTGACAGAAGCAAACTTGCATTATGTGGGGAGTATTACTATAGATGAAGAGTTGTTGGAACAGGTGGATATCCTTCCCAATGAGAAGGTACAAGTCGTCAACAATCACAATGGAGCCCGGTTGGAGACATATGTGATACCCGGACCTCGAGGCAGTGGAGTCATTTGTTTAAATGGGGCCGCAGCCCGATTGGTACAGCCAGGTGATCAAGTGATCATCATTTCATATGCCGTCATGAATGAAGAAGAAGTCCGGTCACATCAACCTCGTATTGCGATCATGGGTAAAGGAAACCGCATACTGGAGTTATTGGGAAAAGAGATACATGGAACTGTAAATCCTTCCTAAGGGAATCGTTGTGAAACCAAAAAAGCCGGATTTTCCGGCTTTTTTGGTTTCACAACGATTGATCATACTTGCTTTGCTTCTCTGTTTTAAACTTCCTCTGATAGTAAGCAATCATGGTGATAAGAATTGGCAACATCAAAATAGTGGGCAAAAACCAGATGATCAATGGAACGTCATCCATCTCCAGTAACCGTGGTGTGCCAAAAACCGCAAAAGCGGTTAATGTTGCAATACAGCAAGTAAACATGCCACTCATATGCTCAAACCACCATTGTAGGCGATACTTGGGGAGCCTTAACCAGTAGTAAAGTTGTGAGATACCAAGGAACAAACCGATTAACGGAAACCAAGTTAACAAAGGAAACTGAACTTGATAACCATAAAGGGACATAGCTGCTCCGCTCAGTATTAACAACAAGGGAACTCCCAAATCAATGGGATGTCGGTGAACCGTACTTCTCCTTTTCAATCGAAGGACACGGATACCGTACCATGCACTGGAAGAGCTCAAAATAGCGATAAAGATTAAAAACCACGCAAAGGCTACAGAGATGGTCGTTTTCTCCGGATCAGCAACAATGCGCCAAGTTCCCATAAATACAGCGGATAAGGCGACCAGAGCCATCGAAACCACATAGATCCACCCGATCCGGATATGAGACTTCCCGCCTTTTGGGGTGACCATAGGGATCCAAAAAATGAATAATGACAAAAAACCGGATACCACGTGTACATATTTAAAAACAGTAAACAAGCTTACCCCTACTTTCAGAAAAAAATGATGATGACTTTACGCTACAAACATTGAACACTGGCTTGTTGAAGAATATACAAACAATAATAACCCGTCAAGATGTAAAACAACGTTTTTCCAACACGACCCCATCTCTTTCCATAACGCATGGAACAAAAACCAAGGGAAATACTTTAGTTACACCATGTATCAAACCGATTTTTTGTACTTTGGTTTACTGAAAAGGGAGGATGACCACCATCCTACAACAATGGCTGAAAGATACACAGGACTTTCTGTCCAAAATCGAATATGACTATCCGAAAGCAGTTGCATCTGAACGAGAGGAATTGCGTATTCAGTTTCAGCAAATCCGGAAAGCTTGTGAATCGATTTTGGAAGGGTGGGCCGTATT is part of the Kroppenstedtia pulmonis genome and harbors:
- a CDS encoding biotin--[acetyl-CoA-carboxylase] ligase, yielding MGSPIREKLLTLLVNRGEEYLSGEEISQQLQCSRTAIWKHMQELRKEGYEIEARPKIGYRLLYRPDRVAPEELKSYLKTQHLGSSIRYLSQTSSTQALAHEWAREGAKEGSLVITEEQTEGRGRMGRSWHSPSQSGIWMSLILRPPIPLTCAPHLTLLASVAVTRSLKRETGLPIWIKWPNDLLINGKKICGILTELRGEQDRIHYIVMGIGINVNVSLEQWPQELTGIATSLEIEGKKSYSRPKLVASILKELEGLYLGYLEQGFEPIRILWEEAAGMIGKQVTSHTPQGVRTGTALGLAPSGALNLETEDGVISLYSSDIEYPAF
- the panB gene encoding 3-methyl-2-oxobutanoate hydroxymethyltransferase, whose protein sequence is MSATGEKVTVRTLQKMKEEERPIAMITAYDYPSGKLADQAGADILLVGDSLGMVVLGYDSTIAVTLEDMIHHTKAVVRGAQRSLIVTDLPFLTAHLSREEVLKAAGKLVQEGGAHAVKIEGGEEILSGAKACIQAGIPVMGHLGLTPQSVHQLGGYRVQGRDKETAAKLLRDAQLLEECGAFALVLECVPTELSDEISKSVSIPTIGIGAGGSCDGQVLVYHDILQYGSNLQPSFVKKYAFVGDQILEGIQHYVREVRQRVFPEKKHGFHLSSQQVKDLYGGKPGGTMDGGR
- the panC gene encoding pantoate--beta-alanine ligase, with the protein product MEVVNQIASVRDRLKQNRHKKIGLVPTMGYLHEGHLSLIREAKANCEVVVLSVFVNPLQFGPGEDLSRYPRDLQRDIQVAKEAGADLLFAPSVEEMYPHPPLTQVQVKGLTEPLCGSSRPGHFDGVTTVVAKLLHIVEPDHIYFGQKDAQQAAVIQRMVEDLHFPVHMVTCPTVREEDGLAMSSRNVYLTPEERSQATILYRSLSEGEKLWRQGHWLNSKDIVSFIEDQIQTQPLAKIDYVQVLHFPDLEPVHELTGSTLIVAVAVYFGKTRLIDNMIWN
- the panD gene encoding aspartate 1-decarboxylase, yielding MLRTMMKGKIHCATVTEANLHYVGSITIDEELLEQVDILPNEKVQVVNNHNGARLETYVIPGPRGSGVICLNGAAARLVQPGDQVIIISYAVMNEEEVRSHQPRIAIMGKGNRILELLGKEIHGTVNPS
- a CDS encoding DUF2306 domain-containing protein, whose protein sequence is MALVALSAVFMGTWRIVADPEKTTISVAFAWFLIFIAILSSSSAWYGIRVLRLKRRSTVHRHPIDLGVPLLLILSGAAMSLYGYQVQFPLLTWFPLIGLFLGISQLYYWLRLPKYRLQWWFEHMSGMFTCCIATLTAFAVFGTPRLLEMDDVPLIIWFLPTILMLPILITMIAYYQRKFKTEKQSKYDQSL